One stretch of Myxocyprinus asiaticus isolate MX2 ecotype Aquarium Trade chromosome 23, UBuf_Myxa_2, whole genome shotgun sequence DNA includes these proteins:
- the ckba gene encoding creatine kinase, brain a isoform X1, translating to MDELNVKLATLSIKQLSAEDEYPDLSEHCSHMAKVLTLDMYKELRERSTPSGFTIDKAIQTGVDNPGHPFIMTVGCVAGDEETYEVFKELLDPVIEDRHGGYKPSDKHKTDLNPNNLKGGDDLDSNYVLSSRVRTGRSIRGFCLPPHCSRGERRAVEKLSVEALGALTGDLKGKYYALKNMTEAEQQQLIDDHFLFDKPVSPLLLASGMARDWPDARGIWHNDNKTFLVWVNEEDHLRVISMQKGGNMKEVFNRFCTGLTKIEELFKNKGHAFMWNEHLGYILTCPSNLGTGLRAGVHVKLPNLSKNSKFEEVLKKLKLQKRGTGGVDTAAVGGVFDISNADRLGFSEVELVQTVVDGVRLLIEMEKQLEKGQSIDDLMPAQK from the exons ATGGATGAGCT CAATGTTAAACTAGCCACTCTGAGCATCAAgcaactgtcagctgaggatgaGTATCCAGACCTTAGCGAGCACTGCAGCCACATGGCCAAGGTCCTCACTCTGGACATGTACAAAGAGCTCCGTGAGCGCTCTACGCCCAGTGGCTTCACCATAGATAAAGCCATTCAAACTGGCGTAGATAATCCTG GCCACCCCTTCATTATGACTGTGGGTTGTGTGGCTGGGGACGAGGAGACCTATGAGGTGTTTAAGGAGCTGCTGGACCCTGTCATTGAGGACAGACATGGAGGGTACAAGCCATCAGACAAACACAAGACCGACCTCAACCCAAATAACCTCAAG GGTGGTGATGACCTAGACTCCAATTACGTGCTGAGCTCTCGCGTCAGAACTGGCAGAAGCATCCGCGGTTTCTGCCTGCCACCCCACTGTAGTCGTGGCGAGAGGAGAGCTGTTGAGAAGCTTTCTGTGGAAG CGCTTGGTGCCCTGACTGGGGATCTCAAAGGTAAATACTACGCCCTGAAGAACATGACCGAGGCTGAGCAGCAGCAGCTTATCGATGACCACTTCCTGTTTGACAAGCCTGTATCTCCCCTGCTGCTGGCCTCAGGGATGGCTCGTGATTGGCCTGATGCCAGAGGGATCTG GCACAATGATAACAAGACTTTTCTTGTGTGGGTGAATGAGGAGGACCACCTGCGTGTCATCTCCATGCAGAAAGGTGGCAATATGAAGGAGGTCTTCAATCGGTTCTGCACAGGCCTCACCAAG ATTGAGGAGTTGTTCAAAAACAAGGGACATGCGTTCATGTGGAACGAGCACCTTGGCTACATCCTCACCTGCCCATCCAACCTTGGCACAGGCTTGCGTGCCGGAGTGCACGTCAAACTGCCCAATCTCAGCAAGAATAGCAAGTTTGAAGAGGTCCTTAAGAAACTGAAGCTGCAGAAACGTGGAACAG GTGGTGTAGACACTGCTGCCGTAGGTGGAGTTTTTGACATTTCCAATGCTGATCGGTTGGGTTTCTCTGAGGTGGAGCTGGTGCAGACAGTAGTGGATGGAGTCAGACTGTTGATTGAGATGGAGAAACAGCTGGAGAAAGGCCAGTCCATTGATGACCTCATGCCTGCCCAGAAGTAA
- the ckba gene encoding creatine kinase, brain a isoform X2: protein MPFGNSHNQLKMKNSSEQEYPDLSKHNNHMAKVLTPAMYERLRSKQTPSGFTLDDVIQTGVDNPGHPFIMTVGCVAGDEETYEVFKELLDPVIEDRHGGYKPSDKHKTDLNPNNLKGGDDLDSNYVLSSRVRTGRSIRGFCLPPHCSRGERRAVEKLSVEALGALTGDLKGKYYALKNMTEAEQQQLIDDHFLFDKPVSPLLLASGMARDWPDARGIWHNDNKTFLVWVNEEDHLRVISMQKGGNMKEVFNRFCTGLTKIEELFKNKGHAFMWNEHLGYILTCPSNLGTGLRAGVHVKLPNLSKNSKFEEVLKKLKLQKRGTGGVDTAAVGGVFDISNADRLGFSEVELVQTVVDGVRLLIEMEKQLEKGQSIDDLMPAQK, encoded by the exons ATGCCTTTCGGAAACAGCCACAACCAGCTGAAGATGAAGAATTCCTCTGAGCAGGAATATCCCGACCTCAGCAAGCACAACAACCATATGGCTAAGGTGCTCACCCCGGCCATGTATGAGAGGTTGCGCTCCAAACAGACGCCCAGTGGATTTACACTGGATGATGTAATCCAAACCGGGGTAGATAACCCAG GCCACCCCTTCATTATGACTGTGGGTTGTGTGGCTGGGGACGAGGAGACCTATGAGGTGTTTAAGGAGCTGCTGGACCCTGTCATTGAGGACAGACATGGAGGGTACAAGCCATCAGACAAACACAAGACCGACCTCAACCCAAATAACCTCAAG GGTGGTGATGACCTAGACTCCAATTACGTGCTGAGCTCTCGCGTCAGAACTGGCAGAAGCATCCGCGGTTTCTGCCTGCCACCCCACTGTAGTCGTGGCGAGAGGAGAGCTGTTGAGAAGCTTTCTGTGGAAG CGCTTGGTGCCCTGACTGGGGATCTCAAAGGTAAATACTACGCCCTGAAGAACATGACCGAGGCTGAGCAGCAGCAGCTTATCGATGACCACTTCCTGTTTGACAAGCCTGTATCTCCCCTGCTGCTGGCCTCAGGGATGGCTCGTGATTGGCCTGATGCCAGAGGGATCTG GCACAATGATAACAAGACTTTTCTTGTGTGGGTGAATGAGGAGGACCACCTGCGTGTCATCTCCATGCAGAAAGGTGGCAATATGAAGGAGGTCTTCAATCGGTTCTGCACAGGCCTCACCAAG ATTGAGGAGTTGTTCAAAAACAAGGGACATGCGTTCATGTGGAACGAGCACCTTGGCTACATCCTCACCTGCCCATCCAACCTTGGCACAGGCTTGCGTGCCGGAGTGCACGTCAAACTGCCCAATCTCAGCAAGAATAGCAAGTTTGAAGAGGTCCTTAAGAAACTGAAGCTGCAGAAACGTGGAACAG GTGGTGTAGACACTGCTGCCGTAGGTGGAGTTTTTGACATTTCCAATGCTGATCGGTTGGGTTTCTCTGAGGTGGAGCTGGTGCAGACAGTAGTGGATGGAGTCAGACTGTTGATTGAGATGGAGAAACAGCTGGAGAAAGGCCAGTCCATTGATGACCTCATGCCTGCCCAGAAGTAA